A single region of the Salvia miltiorrhiza cultivar Shanhuang (shh) chromosome 8, IMPLAD_Smil_shh, whole genome shotgun sequence genome encodes:
- the LOC130997509 gene encoding uncharacterized protein LOC130997509, translating to MSQISSGSDLDLDIDLESGGTTSEEDVSKNQAFGYANSKRLLGRVRSGLISPESLSECTSDEDCSCSYDKFLNSDEILAMNKEQMGRCAQVGHKKGDEEKPKKQSSTKPSKPPRPPRGPLLNASDMKLLKEITELKLKRRKIERSGTLRKVKKEKASSLKTNVLACLVTVAFLVVIIFEGCSIVMP from the exons ATGAGTCAGATTTCCAGCGGGAGTGATTTAGATTTAGACATTGACTTGGAGAGTGGAGGAACAACGAGTGAGGAGGATGTGAGCAAAAATCAGGCCTTTGGCTACGCAAATTCAAAAAGGCTgttgggtagggtcaggagtgGGTTAATCAGTCCTGAGTCACTAAGTGAATGTACAAGCGACGAAGACTGTTCATGCTCATATgacaaatttttaaattctgatGAAATTCTTGCCATGAACAAGGAGCAGATGGGTAGATGTGCACAAGTCGGGCATAAGAAAGGAGATGAGGAAAAGCCTAAGAAGCAGAGTTCTACAAAGCCATCAAAGCCTCCTCGTCCTCCTAGGGGTCCTTTATTGAATGCTTCAGACATGAAGTTGTTGAAGGAAATTACTGAGCTCAAGTTGAAACGTAGAAAGATTGAAAGAAGTGGGACTTTGAGGAAAGTAAAAAAGGAGAAGGCATCATCACTGAAAACTAATGTTCTTGCCTGTTTGGTGACTGTAGCCTTTTTAGTGGTTATCATCTTTGAAG GCTGCAGCATAGTTATGCCGTAA